AAAACTAAAGGCGAAAGGTGATTCGTGGTTGTTCTTTGGCGATCGGCAATTCTTCACCGACTTTCTGTACCAGGCCGAGTGGCAGAAATTCCTGAAAAAGGGATCGCTGGGACAGCTTACGGTAGCCTTCTCGCGTGACCAGGAAGAGAAGTTGTATGTGCAGCACCGGATGCGTGAACACGGCCGTCAGTTATACGAATGGTTGCAACGGGGCGCTTATTTCTACGTGTGTGGCGATAAAATCCACATGGCCAAAGATGTTCATCAGACGCTTCAGGAGATTGTGGCTACCGAAGGGGGTATGACGCCCGAAAAAGCGGAAGAGTACCTGAAAGATTTGAAGAAGCAGCGCCGTTACCAGCAGGATGTATATTAACCTCAAAACAAAAACAATGAGCGAGCAAATTAACTGGGATGTTTTATCCGAACTGGAAAAATTAAAATACGATAGTAACTATCTGCGGGGCACGTTGACGGAGAGTTTAGCCGATCCGATTACCGGTGCCATTGCCGCAGCCGATCAACAGATATCGAAGTTTCATGGCATTTATCAACAGCAGGACCGTGACTTGGAGCTGGAACGCAAGAAACAAAAGCTGGAACCGGCCTGGTCGTTCCTTATCCGGGTACGGTTGCCGGGAGGTATTGCCACAGGCGAGCAGTGGCTGACCATGGACAGTCTGAGCGATACCCATGCCAACAGTACCTTGAAGTTGACAACCCGTCAGGCCTTTCAGCTGCATGGTGTATTCAAGCGGAAGCTAAAGTCCACCATTCAGGGCATTAATCGGTCGCTGCTGGATACGATTGCCGCCTGTGGAGACGTGAACCGGAATGTGATGGCGAGCCCAAATCCTTACGGTTCGAAAGTGCATGGCGAAATACAGGATATTGCCCGTCAGTTGAGCGCCCACCTGCTGCCGCAAACACCGGCTTATCACGAAATCTGGCTGGATAAAAAGTTAGTGGCTGGCGGGCAGCAGGAAATTGAGCCGTTGTATGGTAAGCGTTACCTCCCGCGTAAATTCAAAATTGGTATCGCCATTCCGCCGAACAACGACACCGATATCTTTTCGCAGGACGTGGGCCTGATTGCCATCGAAGAGAATGGAAAACTGGCCGGATTTAACGTCGCTGTTGGCGGCGGCATGGGCTCTACTTTTGGACGGAACGACACGTACCCGCGGGTAGGAAATGTGCTTGGCTTTGCCACCCCCGATCAAGTGTTGGACGTGGTAGAGAAAGTTGTGTTGATTCAGCGCGATAACGGGAACCGGGAAGATCGGAAACGGGCGCGACTGAAATACACCATCGATTCGCACGGCCTGGACTGGTTTGTGAAAGAGTTACACGAAAGACTCGGTTATGAGTTGGAGGCCGAACGCTCGTACACGTTTACCCGTAACGGCGACGACTATGGATGGCACGAGAATGATGGTCGCTGGTACTACACGCTCTTCATCGAAGGCGGCCGGGTGAAAAACACCGGGACTTACCAGTTGAAAACGGCCTTGCGGGAGGTAGCGAAACTGGGGTTGTGCGATTTCCGACTGACCGGAAACCAGAACTTAGTGTTGGGCGACATTGCCCCACAGGATAAGAAAAAAATTACCGATACACTGCAGCATTGGGGCGTCATTCAGGAGAAATTATCCGGACTGCGTCGCAATTCGATTGCCTGTGTGGCGTTGAACACCTGTCCCTTGGCTTTCGCCGAAGCAGAACGTTACCTGCCTTCACTGATTACAAAGATTGAGAAACTATTGGACGAAGTTGGACTATTTCAGGATGAGATCGTGATACGGATGACAGGTTGCCCGAACGGTTGCGGGCGTCCTTCGCTGGCAGAGATAGGCCTGATTGGTAAATCGCTGGGACATTATAACCTCTACCTGGGCGGTGGCTTTTCCGGCGAACGCCTGAACAACCTCTATCGCGAAACGCTCACAGAGGAAGAGATACTGGAAACGCTGCGTCCGCTGTTAAAACAGTACGCTGAAGAACGAGAAGAAGGCGAACGCTTTGGTGATTTTGTTATTCGTGCAGGAATTGTGAAAGAAATTAAGGAAGGAGCAGAATTCAGACACTGATTTGGAATGCCGGTCGGAGGCCGTAGGAAAGTACCGGCCGGCGCTCCTTTCATTTTAAAAATATGAGAGAGATAACACACATTAGTATACTGGGCTGTGGCTGGTTAGGAACTTCTTTGGCAAAAGCGTGGCTGAAAAAAGGTGCCATTGTGAACGGTTCGGTTCGGGATGAGGCGGTTTTTCCGTCACTGGCAGCACAGGGCATTCGTCCCTTCCGGGTGAATGTGGAGGAGAATGGTATTTTCTCCAACGCCGAAGCTTTTTGGAACTGCGATGTGCTGGTGGTCAGTATTCCGCCGGCCCGTAATGAGCGGGTAACGGAAGTTTATCCCCGTCTGGCGGAACAGGTGGTTGCTGAAGTGAAGCGTCGAAGCATTCCCCGGGTGGTTTTCATCTCTTCCACATCGGTATATCCTGAAACTGGCGGTGAAGTAAATGAAGAAACATCCGGTCGGCCGGAGAAACCCTCAGGAATCGCGCTGTGGCAGGCGGAACAGCTTTTTCTTCAGGAAGAATCGTTTCGGACGCTGGTGGTGAAGCCCGGTGGATTGATTGGTCCGGGGCGTTTACCGGGAAATTTCATCCGGAAAGCCCATCCTTCCCGTCCGGGAAACGTGCCGGTTAACCTGGTGCACAGCGATGATGTGGTAGAAGCCATCCTGCATCTCACGGAAGTGGAAAAAGATAGTGCTGTTTACAACATCGTCTCGCCGGAACATCCTTTACGGAGTGAGCTGTATAGCCGGGCGGCAGAACTGCAGGGCATCGGTTTGCCCGATTTCCCGGTAGGAGAAAATGTGAAGTTTAAAACAGTCAGTAGTCAGAAATTAATCGATACCGGTTTTCGGTTTACCTACCGGAATCCGTTAGCGGCTTTGGAGGATTTGTATGAACAGAAGGAGAATGATTGAACGGGTACCGGTGTCATTGGTCGGGGCCGGGCCCGGCGATCCGGAATTGCTGACGGTGAAAGCCCTGAAGCGACTACAGCAGGCTGACGTGTTGCTATACGATGCACTGATAGACGAACGCATTCTGGAGGAAACCCGGCCGGATTGCGTAAAGATATATGCTGGAAAAAAGTGTCGCGATGGGCAGAATCCACAGGAACGACAGGATGAAATTCACCGGCAGATGGCTTTGCATTTTCGAAAAGGAAAGCAGGTAGTTCGCCTGAAAGCTGGTGACCCGATGATTTTTGGGCGAGGTATGGAAGAGGTTCGTTTCCTGGAAAGTGAAAGTATCCCGTGGGAGGTAGTTCCGGGGATCAGTGCAGGGATTGCGGCTTCGTCGGCCTTTGCGTTGCCCCTGACTGAGCGGAATAAAAGCCGGATGGTGCTGTTTACCAGTGGCTATACATCTTCGGGCGAAACGCCGGGATGTGATCCGTTGGTGTCGGTGATTAAAGAAGGTGGAACGGTTGTGGTGTACATGGGCCTGACCAAGTTGCATTGTCTGCTGGAGGTGATGGAGAAAGCGGGTATTGGGAACATTCCATTGATGATCGCCGATCGCGTAAGTCAGGAAGGGGAGCAACTTTTGGCAGCAACCACCGATACTGTGTTGACGCGCCTGGAAAGCGTGCGGGTTCAGGGACCTTCACTGGTGATGGTTGGGAAATACCTGGAAACATTGGAACCAAAAGAATTGCTGGAATCGCTGTATCAACAGATACCGGACACTTCGCTATTGACTTAAATAGTGGGCTTGTTTTTTTCTTCCGCAAGAATATCGGAAAACAGATCTCTCTCGGGCTCCAGAATATGTACGTACTGCTCCAGATCGACATCCATTTCGCGGATGGAGAAAGCGAGAATGGCGGCCAGAATACTTTTATTCCGATCGGGACCGAAGTCGGCTTCCACGTGTTTAAGTAACGGGCCCAGTTCGTCTGGCATGTTATGCGCCCGGGCAATTTCCCGGACACGGATATAACGAATGTGATAATCGGTGATTTCGTGGTAACGCAATAGTTCCCTGAGGGTGAAGATTTCGTCATCCCAAACAGCGACCAGATTGTTGTTCAGGCTAGTGCTCATCTGGTCGCGCCACTTCCATATTTCCCGGAATGTTGAGGCATATATCTTTTGTGGATCGAAATAGTATTCGTCCATAATCTCGAGGTACTTCCGTTTGTGGTTGTAGGGATAAGGAGGAATGAAATCGAAGTCATCCAGGTCGGCTATTTTGTCATCTTTCAGATAACACAGGTCGATTCGAAAGGCGCTGAGCTTATCCGGAGAACATTGCAGAAAGCGGATACCGATGATGTCGAATTCGCAGTGGAAATATTCCTCGAACGTATAAGGGTTATGGAAGACATGTCGCCGGATCTTATCATTCATTGCCTTCTCATACTCTGGTTTTAAAACAATGTTTTGTCGGCGCAATTCTTTTCGTACTGCTTTTAGTGTAATATATGGCGTCACTTCGATGTACTTGTAAAAACGGTATGGATTGGTTTTCTCCGGATGGGGAAGCGTGACCGTAACCGAATTGGATGACGGCCAGGAACCGTAGCCGGAACGATAAGTGGGAGTGAAGAGCCAGGAAAAGAATTTCACAAAGAGTATCACAAAAGTGATGATGAGCAGAATATCAAGCATGGTTCGCGGTTTTGAGAATCGGTTACGAACCGGGTTAGTATTTGGGTTAACTATCTTAATTTAACGCTTTTATTTCGGATAGTCAATGCGAATTTTGGACTGTGCTATTACTGATGCAAAAAGTTATGAAAAATAAGATGAATGATTCAGGGTGTTTGTGCAGTTACCTGTCTTCTGTTTTTAACATCATCCAAATTCAAACCTATGCGTCTAATCAACTCAATTCTTATCATTAGTGTTTTAATACTTTCCTTTATTTCTTGTCAAACTCATCCTCGTTCGGCCGTTATGTTTCGCGGCGACGCACAACATTCGGGGCATTTTGCGTCACCGGATATCGATACGCTCCATGGCGTGAAATGGAAATTCAAAACCAACGGCTATGTGTTTAGTTCTCCGGCCGTTTTTGGACAGGATGTCTACTTCGGTAGCAACGACAGTACCTTTTATGCGGTTGATAAATTTTCCGGAAAGGAAAAGTGGAGTTACAAAACCGGTGGTTATGTTGCCTCTTCGCCGGCAGTAACAGAAGAGTCGGTCTATTTTATCAGCTCCGATGGTTATCTCTATGCCTTGGAGCGGTCATCCGGAAAATTACAGTGGCGTTTTAACGAAGGACCGGAAAAGCATTTCTCTGCGCCTGGTGTTCAGGGACTGCAACCGAAGAATGAAATAATTACCGATCCCTGGGACATGTATCTTTCGTCGCCGGTATGGCACGAGAATGTATTATACTTCGGAAGTGGTAACGGTAATTTTTATGCGGTGGATGCGAACACGGGAATGGAGAAATGGCATGTCGCGACGGGGAAGGCGATTCACAATGCGCCAACCATCTACAATGACATGGTCATCTTTGGCGGGTGGGATCGGTTCCTGCATGCAGTCAGTCTGGAAACAGGCCGCGAGATTTGGAAATTTGAGACCGGAAAGGATACCGTAAATTATAATCAGACAGGTATTCAATCGTCGCCAGTGGTTTGGAACGACCGGATTTACTTCGGTTGCCGCGACGCACATGTGTACGCGCTCGACGGCATGACAGGAAAGCTTCTCTGGAAACGGTTTAACCGGTATTCATGGGTCATCAACACGCCGCTGGTGCGCGATAGCACCGTTTATTACGGCACATCCGATACGCATCGTTTCATTGCGTTGAATGCGATCAACGGTGATTCCATTTATAGCAAGGATATCCCTGCCGGATACATCTTTTCATCTCCGGTGACAACCGGAAAACTGATCTACTTCGGTGGCTTTAACGGTACGGTGCATTCTGTGAAAGCAAAAAACGGAGAAAAAGTATGGGAGTATCGCATGGATGCTTCTGTTGCGAATCGCGATAGCGTGTTGACGGCTGATGGTGGAATTAGCAACGACTTTTACCGGAAGGTTTTTAAAGATGGTTATAATGCACAGACCCATGCGGTAGCCATGAAAGGCCTCTATTCTGTTGGTTCGGTGCTGAGCACGCCTGCCGTTTCAGATGGCGTGTTGTATGTCGGGAGTGCCGACGGATATTTGTATGCGCTACACTAAAAATAAAGCTCGTCTGTCTCGATGCCGGGGGAGAAAGGTAATGAAGTAGTCGTTCATTGTATATTTCTGAAGCTTCATTAAACCATTGCCTCAGGAGACAATCAAATCACACAGGTTGATGCGATAGCATTTTCTGGTTGAACAGAACATTTCTTTTTTTTCATAGATTTTGTACACCAAAGTAAAAAGCTGCCCGGACATTCCTGAAAAAGGAAATTGGCCGGTGCAGCTTTTTCGTCTATGGTGCTATCTTATGGTCTAAAGAACGAATGTTGTTCAGCAAGTTAAGTCCATTGGTAACTGTGTTTCCTGTAGTCAATACCTTCTGCCTTAGATTACCCCTATCCCGAACTATCGGGACCCATGAAGGGGACTTAAGCCTCCCCGTTTGGGGAAGTTTGGTGGGGTGAATTTAAAAGGATTGACAGTTCCTTTTTTACCAATCTATCAAAATAACTTCCTGAACAACATTCATTTCCTCATTACTTATCGTCGGTGAAGCTCTGGTTGAGCGACATTTTGTGCACATCATATGGTGCAGCAGGACCTCCCAGGTACTTGTGGAACCAGTCGAGGTGCGCGTCGTAGTACAGCGGCATCGATTTCACGCGGTTGGGCCAGTGGCCGTCGTTTTTGAAGATGATCAGACGCGAAGGAATGCCCAGTGTCTGCAGTGTGCTGAAATATTGAATGCTCTGAGTGTACGGTACACGGAAATCCTTTTGGCCGGTGATGATGAGCGTCGGTGTAGCGAAGTTCTTCACGTATTCTGAAGGAGAGAATTTCTTGTACAGATCCGAATTCCAGGGTTGTCCTTTCAGGTCGAAGTTCGGGAACCAAAGTTCTTCGGTTGCTCCCCACATCGAACGCAGGTCGTAGAGTCCCATCATCGAAGCCAGACACTTGAAGCGCTTGGTTTTGG
This Prolixibacter sp. NT017 DNA region includes the following protein-coding sequences:
- the cobA gene encoding uroporphyrinogen-III C-methyltransferase — encoded protein: MIERVPVSLVGAGPGDPELLTVKALKRLQQADVLLYDALIDERILEETRPDCVKIYAGKKCRDGQNPQERQDEIHRQMALHFRKGKQVVRLKAGDPMIFGRGMEEVRFLESESIPWEVVPGISAGIAASSAFALPLTERNKSRMVLFTSGYTSSGETPGCDPLVSVIKEGGTVVVYMGLTKLHCLLEVMEKAGIGNIPLMIADRVSQEGEQLLAATTDTVLTRLESVRVQGPSLVMVGKYLETLEPKELLESLYQQIPDTSLLT
- a CDS encoding PQQ-binding-like beta-propeller repeat protein, coding for MRLINSILIISVLILSFISCQTHPRSAVMFRGDAQHSGHFASPDIDTLHGVKWKFKTNGYVFSSPAVFGQDVYFGSNDSTFYAVDKFSGKEKWSYKTGGYVASSPAVTEESVYFISSDGYLYALERSSGKLQWRFNEGPEKHFSAPGVQGLQPKNEIITDPWDMYLSSPVWHENVLYFGSGNGNFYAVDANTGMEKWHVATGKAIHNAPTIYNDMVIFGGWDRFLHAVSLETGREIWKFETGKDTVNYNQTGIQSSPVVWNDRIYFGCRDAHVYALDGMTGKLLWKRFNRYSWVINTPLVRDSTVYYGTSDTHRFIALNAINGDSIYSKDIPAGYIFSSPVTTGKLIYFGGFNGTVHSVKAKNGEKVWEYRMDASVANRDSVLTADGGISNDFYRKVFKDGYNAQTHAVAMKGLYSVGSVLSTPAVSDGVLYVGSADGYLYALH
- a CDS encoding SDR family oxidoreductase, whose amino-acid sequence is MREITHISILGCGWLGTSLAKAWLKKGAIVNGSVRDEAVFPSLAAQGIRPFRVNVEENGIFSNAEAFWNCDVLVVSIPPARNERVTEVYPRLAEQVVAEVKRRSIPRVVFISSTSVYPETGGEVNEETSGRPEKPSGIALWQAEQLFLQEESFRTLVVKPGGLIGPGRLPGNFIRKAHPSRPGNVPVNLVHSDDVVEAILHLTEVEKDSAVYNIVSPEHPLRSELYSRAAELQGIGLPDFPVGENVKFKTVSSQKLIDTGFRFTYRNPLAALEDLYEQKEND
- a CDS encoding NADPH-dependent assimilatory sulfite reductase hemoprotein subunit → MSEQINWDVLSELEKLKYDSNYLRGTLTESLADPITGAIAAADQQISKFHGIYQQQDRDLELERKKQKLEPAWSFLIRVRLPGGIATGEQWLTMDSLSDTHANSTLKLTTRQAFQLHGVFKRKLKSTIQGINRSLLDTIAACGDVNRNVMASPNPYGSKVHGEIQDIARQLSAHLLPQTPAYHEIWLDKKLVAGGQQEIEPLYGKRYLPRKFKIGIAIPPNNDTDIFSQDVGLIAIEENGKLAGFNVAVGGGMGSTFGRNDTYPRVGNVLGFATPDQVLDVVEKVVLIQRDNGNREDRKRARLKYTIDSHGLDWFVKELHERLGYELEAERSYTFTRNGDDYGWHENDGRWYYTLFIEGGRVKNTGTYQLKTALREVAKLGLCDFRLTGNQNLVLGDIAPQDKKKITDTLQHWGVIQEKLSGLRRNSIACVALNTCPLAFAEAERYLPSLITKIEKLLDEVGLFQDEIVIRMTGCPNGCGRPSLAEIGLIGKSLGHYNLYLGGGFSGERLNNLYRETLTEEEILETLRPLLKQYAEEREEGERFGDFVIRAGIVKEIKEGAEFRH